Proteins encoded in a region of the Penaeus vannamei isolate JL-2024 chromosome 30, ASM4276789v1, whole genome shotgun sequence genome:
- the LOC113811760 gene encoding carbonic anhydrase-related protein 10 translates to MLLYSSLSSLCNLEIASAGYCMQLVFLMVENVATALDYILSAGPQVSTQGNPELRILTDAMEKIRYAGSWAPVERLSVRGLLPSTENYMTYEGSLTQPPCHETVTWVVLNKPIYITKQQLHVLRKLHQGTKASPKAKMVNNFRPIQQMYHRPLRTNIDFTNGRQLNCPSMARQMYYTANTWR, encoded by the exons ATGTTACTCTACTCATCTTTGAGTTCTCTGTGCAATTTGGAGATTGCAAGCGCGGGGTACTGCATGCAACTTGTCTTCCTCATGGTAGAAAATGTTGCAACTGCCCTTGATTACATTCTCTCTGCGGG cccacaggTCTCGACCCAAGGCAACCCCGAACTGCGGATTCTGACGGACGCCATGGAGAAGATACGTTACGCTGGGAGTTGGGCTCCTGTCGAGCGGCTGTCTGTCCGTGGCTTGCTGCCCTCGACGGAGAACTACATGACCTATGAAGGCTCCCTAACACAGCCTCCGTGCCATGAGACCGTGACCTGGGTTGTTCTCAATAAGCCGATCTATATCACCAAACAACAG CTACACGTCCTCCGGAAGCTGCACCAAGGCACCAAGGCATCTCCCAAGGCCAAGATGGTCAACAACTTCAGGCCAATACAGCAGATGTACCACCGACCCCTGCGCACGAACATCGACTTCACCAACGGACGTCAACTCAACTGCCCGTCGATGGCAAGGCAGATGTACTATACCG